Below is a window of Methanocaldococcus jannaschii DSM 2661 DNA.
CTAAAAAACTAAAGTTTAGGAGAAGAAGATAGTTTTTTGCAAAAGTTATTAAAATTACTAAGGTTATTTGAACGCCAAAGGCGTTCATTTCTTCATTAATACTCAAAATGTTTTGCAAAAAACTATAAAAAGATAATGGGAGATTATGATTTATGATTTCAGGAAAAAATCAAAATTTGGCTACACTACTGGCTCATGTGCTGCTGCTGGGGCTTATTCTGCATTATATTATTTAAAATTTGGAAAAAAACTTAGTTATGTTGAGATTGAGAATTTAAATGGTGATAAATTAATTATTCCAATAGAAAAAATTGAAAAATGTGGAAATAAAGCTAAAGCAGTGGTTATTAAAGATGCTGGAGGGGATATAGATATAACAAACGGAATTGAAATTATTACTGAAGTGGAGTTAAAAAAAGGAAAAAAGGATGTTATTATCAAAGGTGGAGAAGGGGTTGGAATAGTTACAAAGAATGGCTTGCAGGTAAAGAAAGGAGAGCCAGCTATAAATCCAAAACCAAGAGAGATGATTAGAAACAACCTTTTAAAATTGTTAAATGATGATGAAGTTGTAGAGGTAACAATCTCTATCCCAAAAGGAAAAGAACTTGCTAAAAAAACACTAAATCCAAAACTTGGAATTGTTGGTGGATTATCTATATTGGGAACAACTGGAATTGTTAGACCAATGTCAAATGAAGCATATATGAACTCTTTAGCTCCACAAATAGATGTTGCATTAGCAAATGGCTATAAGAGATTAATTTTTGTTCCTGGAAATATTGGAACTAAATATGCTAAAC
It encodes the following:
- the cbiD gene encoding cobalt-precorrin-5B (C(1))-methyltransferase CbiD, with the protein product MIYDFRKKSKFGYTTGSCAAAGAYSALYYLKFGKKLSYVEIENLNGDKLIIPIEKIEKCGNKAKAVVIKDAGGDIDITNGIEIITEVELKKGKKDVIIKGGEGVGIVTKNGLQVKKGEPAINPKPREMIRNNLLKLLNDDEVVEVTISIPKGKELAKKTLNPKLGIVGGLSILGTTGIVRPMSNEAYMNSLAPQIDVALANGYKRLIFVPGNIGTKYAKQLLNANDDEIIEVSNFWGFMLDKAKEKGVEEILIFGHAGKIIKLAGGIYNTHSKVADCRNEILAAYSSLFIDDKEAIKKILYSNTTEEVIKILEEKGVLNDVFNFIAKRVVERLSERWKGIKFSCIIINMKGEVLGSYIWNKK